A part of Aquibium oceanicum genomic DNA contains:
- a CDS encoding PRC-barrel domain-containing protein, producing the protein MRTILVAAAALAAGTSLSLAQTAYTEVEDDTMIVMPFNISADDLEDMDVVGANGEEIGEVEDVLMNASGAIAAVSVEVGGFLGIGESEVVFPLDQLKLQGDDLVTSLTQEQVEALEDWAD; encoded by the coding sequence ATGAGAACCATTCTCGTTGCAGCCGCCGCCCTTGCCGCCGGAACCAGCCTGTCGCTCGCGCAGACGGCCTACACCGAGGTCGAGGACGACACCATGATCGTCATGCCGTTCAACATTTCCGCGGACGATCTCGAGGACATGGACGTCGTCGGCGCCAATGGAGAAGAGATCGGCGAAGTCGAGGACGTGCTGATGAACGCCAGCGGCGCGATCGCGGCCGTCTCGGTCGAGGTCGGCGGGTTCCTCGGCATCGGCGAAAGCGAGGTGGTGTTCCCGCTCGATCAGCTGAAATTGCAGGGCGACGATCTCGTCACCTCCCTGACCCAGGAGCAGGTGGAAGCGCTCGAAGACTGGGCCGACTGA
- a CDS encoding EAL domain-containing protein — MAKKRDSSGGERSVWQHALEQARLGMWDWNIQTGECSYSDTWFRMLGYEPGELASTSDLWLTLVHPDDKDEAIASGDRHIKGECDAVETELRLRHKDGHWIWVLDRGGIVERDQDGNPVRMIGVQTDITRQKAAEASLAEVNERTRLALAASASGIWHFDIATRQSDWDPRTRQIFGLEPGTGPLPQATWHGFLHPDDREEAERKHLDPALFDHGSMEMRYRIVRGDGEVRYIETLAKFSPEPAPLGSIVGTVRDVTDEVAADEALRTEKERLRITLKAIRDAVLSTDVDDRITFVNPAACALLDRSEEELVGLRRREAFRAVEGLEEIASGATVSGELVTLHRRDGERFVRFSASPILCSAKRDSGVVYTLQDFTSEHRKQQELAYAALHDPLTGSLNRAAFDTVLSDSVAEASEHPFALLYIDLDYFKALNDFAGHAAGDAALVRIADAIRHCLPPNAAVARLGGDEFAALFATRSLKEAEWCAECILSAIRTADLGVHAGYRQLGASIGIVMVRESGLGAADVLAHADDTCYAAKSAGRNRYMVFSEDTGRLSTSLTAARIVGDIADAMDEDRLVLFGQEIRLLSDPMRSIGKVEVLVRLVNREGRMLSPCEFIPAAERFGRASSLDRWIIRNALSRFGGVMAAGALDLGFNLSAQTLSDPKLWAFVEDTVRATGAPFSRIVFEITETAAVTNFEAAERFVSRARANGCRVSLDDFGAGLSSFDYLRRFPIDSLKIDGSFIQNLTSSEYDRQIVTSINRIAQGLGYDLVAERIENVATLEVLAGMGIKHGQGYLFHRPEPLEAIVERIEAGRAPRSSRLATAS; from the coding sequence ATGGCCAAGAAACGGGATAGCAGCGGGGGCGAGCGCAGCGTGTGGCAGCACGCGCTCGAGCAGGCGCGCCTCGGCATGTGGGACTGGAACATCCAGACGGGCGAGTGTTCCTATTCGGACACCTGGTTCCGCATGCTCGGATACGAGCCGGGGGAACTGGCGAGCACCTCCGACCTTTGGCTGACACTGGTTCATCCCGACGACAAGGACGAAGCGATCGCCAGCGGCGACAGGCACATCAAGGGCGAGTGCGACGCCGTCGAGACGGAATTGCGCCTCAGGCACAAGGACGGGCACTGGATCTGGGTCCTGGATCGTGGCGGCATCGTGGAACGGGACCAGGACGGCAATCCGGTCCGGATGATCGGGGTCCAGACCGACATCACGCGGCAGAAGGCGGCTGAGGCGTCGCTGGCGGAGGTCAACGAGCGGACCCGACTGGCGCTGGCCGCCAGCGCATCGGGTATCTGGCACTTCGACATCGCAACCCGGCAGAGCGACTGGGATCCCCGCACCCGCCAGATCTTCGGACTGGAGCCGGGGACGGGGCCGCTTCCGCAAGCCACCTGGCACGGCTTCCTCCATCCCGACGACCGGGAGGAGGCTGAGAGGAAACATCTCGATCCCGCGCTGTTCGACCATGGAAGCATGGAGATGCGGTACCGCATCGTGCGTGGCGACGGCGAGGTCAGGTATATCGAGACGCTGGCGAAGTTCTCGCCCGAACCGGCGCCGCTCGGAAGCATCGTCGGTACCGTCCGGGACGTCACCGACGAGGTCGCGGCCGACGAGGCGCTGCGCACCGAAAAGGAGCGCCTGCGCATCACGCTGAAGGCGATCCGCGACGCGGTCCTGAGCACGGATGTCGACGACCGCATCACCTTCGTGAACCCCGCCGCCTGCGCGTTGCTCGACCGCTCCGAGGAGGAACTCGTCGGCTTGCGGCGCCGCGAGGCTTTCCGGGCCGTCGAGGGGCTTGAAGAGATCGCCTCGGGCGCGACGGTCAGCGGCGAACTGGTGACCCTGCATCGCCGGGACGGCGAAAGGTTCGTGCGCTTCAGCGCCAGCCCGATCCTGTGCAGCGCCAAGCGCGACAGTGGCGTCGTCTACACCTTGCAGGACTTCACCAGCGAGCACCGCAAGCAGCAGGAACTCGCCTACGCGGCGTTGCACGACCCGCTGACGGGGTCGCTCAACCGCGCCGCCTTCGATACGGTCCTGTCCGACAGCGTGGCGGAGGCGTCCGAACATCCGTTCGCGCTGCTCTACATCGACCTCGACTACTTCAAGGCGCTGAACGATTTCGCAGGCCACGCGGCGGGCGATGCGGCGCTGGTGAGGATCGCCGACGCGATACGGCACTGCCTGCCGCCCAACGCCGCCGTGGCGCGGCTCGGAGGCGACGAATTCGCCGCGCTGTTCGCCACGCGCAGCCTCAAGGAGGCGGAATGGTGCGCTGAGTGCATCCTGTCGGCGATCCGGACGGCCGATCTCGGCGTGCATGCCGGCTATCGCCAGCTCGGGGCCAGCATCGGCATCGTCATGGTGCGCGAGAGCGGTCTTGGCGCGGCCGACGTGCTGGCGCATGCCGACGACACCTGCTACGCGGCGAAATCGGCCGGACGCAACCGCTACATGGTCTTTTCCGAGGACACGGGCCGCCTGTCGACCAGCCTCACCGCCGCGCGCATCGTCGGGGACATCGCCGATGCGATGGATGAGGACCGGCTCGTGCTGTTCGGCCAGGAGATCCGACTGCTGAGCGATCCGATGCGAAGCATTGGGAAGGTCGAGGTGCTCGTCAGGCTGGTGAACCGCGAGGGCAGGATGTTGTCGCCCTGCGAGTTCATCCCCGCCGCCGAACGCTTCGGCCGCGCTTCGTCTCTGGACCGTTGGATCATCCGCAATGCGCTCTCGCGCTTCGGCGGGGTCATGGCGGCGGGTGCCCTGGATCTCGGGTTCAATCTCTCGGCCCAGACGCTGAGCGATCCGAAACTGTGGGCATTCGTCGAGGACACGGTTCGCGCCACCGGCGCGCCTTTCAGCCGGATCGTCTTCGAGATCACCGAGACGGCAGCAGTCACCAATTTCGAGGCCGCCGAGCGCTTCGTGTCACGCGCCCGCGCCAACGGCTGCCGGGTGAGCCTCGACGATTTCGGCGCCGGCCTGAGTTCGTTCGATTATCTCAGGCGCTTCCCGATCGACAGCCTGAAGATCGACGGTTCGTTCATACAGAACCTGACATCGAGCGAGTACGACCGGCAGATCGTCACATCCATCAACCGCATCGCCCAGGGGCTGGGATACGATCTGGTGGCCGAGAGGATCGAGAACGTCGCTACGCTCGAAGTGCTCGCCGGCATGGGAATAAAACACGGCCAAGGCTATCTGTTCCATCGTCCCGAGCCGCTCGAGGCGATCGTGGAGCGGATCGAAGCCGGCCGCGCCCCGCGCAGCAGCCGGCTCGCCACCGCGAGTTAA
- a CDS encoding ABC transporter ATP-binding protein, whose product MNAMTMPDETKAAEKAPFFSVRDIHAYYGESYIVQGVSFEIQEGDIVALLGRNGAGKTSTLRTLARALDPQLKSGEIWLNGEAIHKLRDFEAAGRGIQLVQEDRRIIPGLTVEENLKLAQITEPKGWSIEKIYDHFPRLAERRKQDGVTLSGGEQQMLAVARALARDLKLLLLDEPYEGLAPVIVQEIERIVEQIKALGITTIIVEQNAVAALELANRALILDMGQIVFDGSAQAVLDNVELRNEYLAI is encoded by the coding sequence ATGAACGCCATGACGATGCCCGACGAGACAAAGGCAGCGGAAAAGGCGCCGTTCTTCAGCGTTCGCGACATCCATGCCTATTATGGCGAGAGCTATATCGTCCAGGGCGTCAGCTTCGAGATCCAGGAAGGCGACATCGTCGCGCTTCTCGGCCGAAACGGCGCTGGCAAGACCTCGACGCTGCGCACGCTGGCCCGCGCTCTCGATCCGCAGCTGAAGAGCGGCGAGATCTGGCTGAACGGCGAGGCAATCCACAAGCTGCGCGATTTCGAGGCGGCCGGAAGGGGCATCCAGCTCGTCCAGGAAGACCGCCGCATCATCCCCGGCCTGACGGTCGAGGAGAACCTGAAGCTGGCACAGATCACCGAGCCGAAGGGCTGGTCGATCGAAAAGATCTACGACCACTTCCCGCGGCTCGCGGAACGCCGCAAGCAGGATGGCGTCACGCTTTCGGGCGGCGAGCAGCAGATGCTGGCGGTCGCGCGCGCTCTTGCCCGCGACCTGAAGCTGCTGCTCCTCGACGAGCCCTACGAGGGGCTGGCGCCCGTCATCGTGCAGGAGATCGAACGCATCGTGGAGCAGATCAAGGCGCTCGGCATCACCACGATCATCGTCGAGCAGAACGCCGTCGCCGCGCTCGAACTCGCCAACCGCGCGCTGATCCTCGACATGGGCCAGATCGTCTTCGACGGCTCTGCGCAGGCGGTGCTCGACAATGTCGAGCTGCGCAACGAATACCTCGCAATCTGA
- a CDS encoding ABC transporter ATP-binding protein — protein MSNAVLHVADVHKSFGGLRALSDIDLQVMEGTTHAIIGPNGAGKSTLLNVCIGRIAPDTGAVVFDGQVITGKRPHEINQMGVVRVFQTPEIFPDLTLLQNVMVPAFAKRDGSFRLNALQLTSGQSAIREEAEHWLEDVGLYKQRETLAASLSRGDKRRLELAMGLVQRPRLLLLDEPTAGMSRHDTNATIDLLKKFKERGMTKVIIEHDMHVVFSLADRVTVLAQGRIIADGKPDEVRGNPVVQEAYLGGAH, from the coding sequence ATGAGTAACGCAGTTCTCCACGTCGCCGACGTCCACAAGAGCTTCGGCGGATTGAGGGCCCTGTCGGATATCGACCTCCAGGTGATGGAAGGCACGACCCATGCCATCATCGGGCCCAACGGTGCCGGCAAGTCCACGCTGCTCAACGTCTGCATCGGGCGCATCGCGCCCGATACCGGCGCGGTGGTCTTCGACGGACAGGTGATCACCGGCAAGCGGCCGCACGAGATCAACCAGATGGGCGTCGTGCGGGTGTTCCAGACGCCGGAGATCTTCCCGGACCTGACGCTCCTGCAGAACGTCATGGTTCCCGCCTTCGCCAAGCGCGACGGTTCCTTCCGCCTCAACGCGCTGCAGCTGACGTCGGGCCAGAGCGCGATCCGCGAGGAGGCCGAACACTGGCTGGAAGACGTCGGGCTCTACAAGCAGCGCGAAACGCTCGCCGCCAGCCTGTCGCGCGGCGACAAGCGCCGGCTGGAACTCGCCATGGGCCTGGTCCAGCGTCCGCGCCTGCTTCTGCTCGACGAGCCGACGGCGGGCATGTCGCGCCACGACACAAACGCTACGATCGATCTCCTCAAGAAATTCAAGGAACGCGGCATGACGAAGGTCATCATCGAACACGACATGCACGTCGTGTTCTCGCTGGCCGATCGTGTTACCGTTCTCGCGCAGGGTCGCATCATCGCGGACGGCAAGCCGGACGAGGTCAGGGGCAACCCCGTGGTCCAGGAAGCCTATCTGGGAGGAGCACATTGA
- a CDS encoding branched-chain amino acid ABC transporter permease — protein MAMLRNDLVLLAAFALVVLTMPLWLEPIGAAYPDLMQKIAIYGIFAIGFNILFGMTGYLSFGHAAFLGVGSYAAVWSFKLLTMSVIPAVIFAVIIAGVFAAAIGFISLRRSGIYFSILTLAFAQMSYNLAYSVLTPITNGETGLQLALDDPRILDRTLSSAGPGIPAPSLFGEQLVGLSGFYFCAVLLILCFFLAMRIDRSPFGMMLKAIKSNQTRMAYTGFNTKPYTLAAFIISGMYAGLAGGLLAATDPLAGAERMQWTASGEVVLMTILGGVGTLVGPVVGAGVIKYFENIFSAFHEAKLHEAFSFMPDGLEDFFVAITAPFVGEGWHLTLGIVFMLIVIFLPGGLMEGVRRIRTAFTRKPAAREETGKFAPAE, from the coding sequence ATGGCGATGCTGAGAAACGATCTCGTCCTGCTCGCCGCCTTCGCGCTGGTCGTGCTGACGATGCCGCTGTGGCTCGAGCCGATAGGCGCGGCCTATCCGGACCTGATGCAGAAGATCGCGATCTACGGAATCTTCGCAATCGGGTTCAACATCCTCTTCGGCATGACCGGCTATCTTTCGTTCGGCCATGCCGCCTTCCTCGGCGTCGGCTCCTATGCCGCGGTCTGGTCGTTCAAGCTCCTGACGATGAGCGTCATACCCGCGGTGATCTTCGCGGTCATCATCGCGGGTGTCTTCGCCGCGGCGATCGGCTTTATCAGCCTGCGCCGCTCGGGCATCTACTTCTCGATTCTCACGCTGGCCTTCGCGCAGATGTCCTACAACCTCGCCTATTCGGTGCTGACGCCCATCACCAACGGCGAGACGGGCCTGCAGCTGGCGCTCGACGATCCGAGGATACTCGACAGGACCCTCTCGTCCGCCGGACCCGGCATCCCGGCGCCGAGCCTGTTCGGGGAGCAGCTCGTCGGGCTGAGCGGCTTCTATTTCTGTGCCGTGCTCCTCATCCTGTGCTTCTTCCTGGCGATGCGGATCGACCGCTCGCCCTTCGGCATGATGCTGAAGGCGATCAAGTCGAACCAGACCCGCATGGCCTATACCGGCTTCAACACCAAGCCCTACACGCTGGCCGCCTTCATCATATCGGGCATGTATGCCGGTCTCGCCGGGGGGCTGCTCGCCGCGACCGACCCGCTTGCCGGCGCCGAGCGCATGCAGTGGACCGCGTCGGGCGAAGTGGTGCTGATGACGATCCTGGGCGGCGTCGGCACGCTCGTCGGACCGGTCGTCGGCGCCGGCGTCATCAAGTACTTCGAGAACATCTTCTCCGCCTTCCACGAGGCCAAGCTTCACGAGGCGTTCTCGTTCATGCCCGACGGGCTCGAGGACTTCTTCGTCGCGATCACCGCGCCCTTCGTCGGCGAGGGATGGCACCTGACGCTCGGCATCGTCTTCATGCTCATCGTCATCTTCCTGCCCGGCGGCCTGATGGAAGGCGTGCGCAGGATACGTACAGCCTTCACGCGCAAGCCCGCCGCTCGCGAAGAGACCGGCAAGTTCGCCCCGGCGGAATGA
- a CDS encoding branched-chain amino acid ABC transporter permease, with protein sequence MDQFVLQLLNGLDKGAAYALIALGLTLVFGTLGVVNFAHGALFMIGAFCAVVFSRLLQLETVTVDPEKLTPWGSPMEIRTPLVQAWLGDFGAFLVQWSVPLSILFAIPVMLIIGIAMERGLIRYFYRRSHAEQILVTFGLAIVLQEIVKAYFGANPIPVAAPAQLSGSADVGAWVGLAGIYYPWWRLIYLAFALLIIGLVISFLRFTTYGMVVRAGMEDRQTVGFLGIDIQRRFTVVFAMAAVVAGVAGVMYTPIVPPNYNIGMDFLVLSFVVVVVGGMGSVPGAVLAGFLLGILQSFAAMNEVKNIVPGIDQVIIYLVAVVVLLTMPRGLLGRKGVMES encoded by the coding sequence ATGGACCAATTCGTTCTGCAACTGCTCAACGGCCTCGACAAGGGCGCGGCCTACGCTCTCATCGCCCTCGGCCTCACGCTGGTCTTCGGCACGCTGGGCGTCGTCAACTTCGCGCATGGCGCGCTGTTCATGATCGGCGCCTTCTGCGCCGTCGTCTTCAGCCGGCTGCTCCAGCTCGAGACCGTCACGGTCGATCCGGAGAAGCTGACACCGTGGGGATCGCCCATGGAGATACGCACGCCGCTCGTCCAGGCCTGGCTCGGCGACTTCGGCGCCTTCCTGGTCCAGTGGTCGGTGCCGCTGTCGATCCTGTTCGCCATTCCCGTGATGCTGATCATCGGCATCGCGATGGAACGCGGCCTCATCCGCTATTTCTATCGCCGCAGCCACGCCGAGCAGATCCTCGTGACCTTCGGGCTCGCGATCGTCCTGCAGGAGATCGTGAAGGCCTATTTCGGTGCCAACCCGATCCCCGTCGCGGCCCCCGCCCAATTGTCCGGCAGCGCCGACGTCGGTGCATGGGTCGGTCTCGCCGGCATCTACTATCCCTGGTGGCGGCTGATCTACCTTGCCTTCGCGCTGCTGATCATCGGGCTCGTCATCTCGTTCCTGCGCTTCACCACCTACGGAATGGTCGTGCGCGCCGGCATGGAGGACCGCCAGACGGTCGGCTTCCTCGGCATCGACATCCAGCGCCGGTTCACCGTCGTGTTCGCCATGGCCGCGGTAGTGGCCGGCGTCGCGGGCGTCATGTACACGCCGATCGTCCCGCCCAACTACAACATCGGCATGGACTTCCTCGTCCTGTCATTCGTCGTGGTGGTCGTCGGCGGCATGGGCTCGGTGCCCGGCGCGGTCCTTGCGGGTTTCCTGCTCGGCATCCTGCAGTCCTTCGCCGCCATGAACGAGGTCAAGAACATCGTTCCCGGAATCGACCAGGTGATCATCTATCTGGTCGCGGTCGTCGTGCTGCTGACCATGCCGCGCGGCCTTCTGGGACGCAAAGGCGTGATGGAGAGCTGA
- a CDS encoding substrate-binding protein translates to MNFDKMNRRIFLRSSAIAGAGLAMPTIFTSRAWSQEFCNAPTGSSVVLGFNVPQTGPYAEEGKDQLKAYQLAVKHLNGEGDGGMLNTFKGSSLKGNGILGKKVEYVTGDTQTKSDAARASATRMIERDKAVMISGGSSSGVAVAVQSLCQDMGVIFMAGLTHSNDTTGKDKKANGFRHFFNAYMSGQAIAPVLAEAYGKDRRAYHLTADYTWGWTQEESIKNATEALGWETVAAVRTPLGAADFSQYITPVLNSGADVLVLNHYGNDMVNSLRQAVQFGMRDKQANGKNFEIVVPLFSELMAQGAGDAIKGIYGTANWDWQLDNEGTKAFTKSFGEEYGTPPSQAAQTGYAQALLYANACEMAGTFNPEGVVKALEGFEFDGLGNGPTLYRAADHQCFKPVLVVQGKENPRDKYDLLQVVKQVDTEVVTYDPSIFGGELGPVASKC, encoded by the coding sequence ATGAACTTCGACAAGATGAATCGCCGTATATTCCTGAGGAGCAGCGCCATCGCGGGCGCCGGCCTCGCAATGCCGACGATCTTCACCAGCCGCGCCTGGTCGCAGGAATTCTGCAACGCGCCGACCGGCTCCAGCGTCGTGCTGGGCTTCAACGTCCCGCAGACCGGTCCCTACGCCGAAGAAGGCAAGGATCAGCTCAAGGCCTACCAGCTCGCGGTCAAGCACCTCAACGGCGAGGGCGACGGCGGCATGCTCAACACCTTCAAGGGCTCCAGCCTGAAGGGCAACGGCATTCTCGGCAAGAAGGTCGAGTACGTCACCGGTGACACGCAGACCAAGTCGGACGCGGCGCGCGCCTCGGCGACGCGCATGATCGAGCGCGACAAGGCGGTGATGATCAGCGGCGGCTCGTCGTCGGGCGTCGCGGTCGCGGTGCAGTCGCTTTGCCAGGACATGGGCGTCATCTTCATGGCCGGCCTGACCCATTCCAACGACACGACCGGCAAAGACAAGAAGGCCAACGGCTTCCGTCACTTCTTCAACGCCTACATGTCCGGCCAGGCCATCGCGCCGGTGCTGGCCGAAGCCTACGGCAAGGACCGCCGCGCCTATCACCTGACGGCGGACTACACCTGGGGCTGGACGCAGGAAGAATCCATCAAGAACGCCACCGAGGCTCTCGGCTGGGAGACGGTCGCGGCCGTGCGCACCCCGCTCGGCGCCGCCGACTTCTCGCAGTACATCACGCCGGTCCTCAACTCGGGCGCCGACGTTCTGGTCCTCAACCACTACGGCAACGACATGGTGAACTCTCTGCGCCAGGCGGTGCAGTTCGGCATGCGCGACAAGCAGGCCAACGGCAAGAACTTCGAGATCGTCGTTCCGCTGTTCTCCGAGCTTATGGCCCAGGGCGCCGGCGATGCCATCAAGGGCATCTACGGCACCGCCAACTGGGACTGGCAGCTCGACAACGAGGGCACGAAGGCCTTCACCAAGTCGTTCGGCGAGGAATACGGCACGCCGCCCTCCCAGGCCGCCCAGACGGGCTATGCCCAGGCGCTGCTCTACGCCAATGCCTGCGAAATGGCCGGCACCTTCAATCCCGAGGGCGTCGTGAAGGCGCTGGAAGGCTTCGAGTTCGACGGCCTCGGCAACGGTCCGACGCTCTATCGCGCCGCCGACCACCAGTGCTTCAAGCCGGTGCTCGTGGTGCAGGGCAAGGAGAACCCGCGCGACAAGTACGATCTCCTCCAGGTCGTGAAGCAGGTCGATACCGAAGTCGTGACCTACGATCCGTCGATCTTCGGCGGCGAACTCGGCCCAGTCGCCAGCAAGTGCTGA
- a CDS encoding XRE family transcriptional regulator: MKNAVPGWKVRNLRKAQGLSQAELARRSGLSAPYLNLIERNKRPATGPLLDRIAEELGVDRAVLDGEAERKLTEELGEIVLDPALSRLVSPDDIGELVGQSPEWARLVRKLYRAYRDQNESVIALADRLNHDPFLGESVHQLVTHAASIRSAAEILAGLSPADNADRMRFLSIIASDTSKLSDAARSLVDFFDNAKTRVRSATSMEHVDAFIFETNNYFDELEGAAAEFRRTFREDETARAAARRMLGPEVDDEAGATLSAPSRQFSLVRAAMNRIAGAEIDRIVVSHEALPTEEARDLARSALLGYAAAAVLMPYGDFLEAARRGRYDLDLLCGRFGVSYEQAAHRVATLRRPGSEGVRFAYMRSDPSGFVTKRLPLPGLPLPRYGTACPLWPVYGAFQSPGVTVRSFGELPGGEQFLFFARAIDKGPPMVGRPRHLLSIMLACPVSDAAEVAYGDGLEKRTAMVPVGTICRLCSRLGCGARQEAPLIA, translated from the coding sequence TTGAAGAACGCCGTTCCCGGATGGAAAGTCAGGAACCTGCGCAAGGCGCAGGGACTGTCGCAGGCAGAGCTCGCTCGCCGGTCCGGCTTGTCAGCGCCCTACCTCAACCTGATCGAACGCAACAAGCGTCCGGCCACCGGTCCGCTGCTCGACAGGATCGCCGAGGAACTCGGCGTTGATCGGGCCGTGCTCGATGGAGAAGCCGAGCGCAAGCTGACCGAGGAACTCGGCGAGATCGTGCTGGACCCGGCGCTGTCGCGTCTCGTCTCTCCCGACGACATCGGAGAACTGGTGGGGCAGTCGCCGGAATGGGCGCGGCTCGTGCGCAAGCTCTACCGCGCCTATCGCGACCAGAACGAATCCGTCATCGCGCTGGCCGACCGGCTCAACCACGATCCCTTCCTCGGCGAGAGCGTCCACCAGCTCGTGACGCATGCCGCCTCGATCCGCTCGGCGGCCGAAATCCTGGCCGGCCTCTCTCCGGCCGACAACGCCGACCGGATGCGGTTCCTATCGATCATCGCATCGGACACCAGCAAGCTCTCGGATGCCGCCCGGTCCCTGGTGGACTTCTTCGACAATGCCAAGACAAGGGTCCGTTCCGCGACGTCGATGGAACACGTGGATGCCTTCATCTTCGAGACGAACAATTATTTCGACGAACTCGAAGGCGCGGCCGCGGAATTCCGGCGCACCTTCCGGGAGGATGAGACCGCCAGGGCCGCGGCGCGGCGAATGCTCGGGCCGGAAGTGGACGACGAGGCCGGCGCGACCCTGTCCGCGCCGTCACGCCAGTTCTCGCTCGTGCGAGCGGCGATGAACCGAATCGCCGGAGCGGAAATCGACCGGATCGTCGTGAGCCACGAGGCCCTGCCAACGGAGGAGGCGCGCGACCTCGCCCGCTCCGCACTGCTCGGCTACGCGGCCGCCGCCGTCCTGATGCCTTACGGGGACTTTCTCGAAGCGGCGCGGCGCGGCCGCTACGATCTCGATCTTCTCTGCGGCCGATTTGGAGTGTCCTATGAACAGGCCGCGCATCGGGTGGCGACACTGCGCCGGCCGGGCTCGGAGGGCGTCCGCTTCGCCTATATGCGCTCCGATCCGTCGGGCTTCGTGACCAAACGTCTGCCGCTGCCGGGGCTGCCGCTGCCGCGCTACGGCACCGCCTGTCCGCTGTGGCCCGTCTACGGCGCCTTCCAGTCGCCGGGCGTCACGGTGCGCAGTTTCGGCGAGTTGCCGGGGGGAGAACAGTTCCTCTTCTTCGCCCGCGCCATCGACAAGGGGCCGCCGATGGTCGGCCGGCCGCGCCACCTGCTGTCGATCATGCTCGCCTGCCCGGTCTCGGATGCAGCCGAGGTTGCCTATGGCGACGGCCTGGAGAAGCGGACTGCGATGGTGCCGGTCGGCACGATCTGCCGCCTGTGTTCGCGCCTCGGTTGCGGCGCCAGGCAGGAGGCGCCGCTGATCGCCTGA
- a CDS encoding response regulator transcription factor, translated as MTQATILVVEDEPNIVESLRFILSRAGFAVEVASDGADALRLMRAQTFAAVILDIMLPGLNGFDVLKTVRSDEELASLPVIVLTAKGQVKDRQNAEEIGASAFITKPFSNAEVVDRVRELAVAR; from the coding sequence TTGACACAGGCGACGATCCTGGTCGTCGAGGATGAGCCGAACATCGTGGAATCGCTGCGGTTCATCCTGAGCCGGGCGGGATTCGCGGTGGAGGTCGCGTCCGACGGCGCCGATGCGCTGCGGCTCATGCGCGCGCAGACGTTCGCGGCCGTCATCCTGGACATAATGCTTCCCGGTCTCAACGGCTTCGACGTGCTGAAGACGGTGCGGTCGGACGAGGAACTCGCCAGCCTTCCGGTCATCGTGCTGACGGCGAAGGGTCAGGTCAAGGACCGCCAGAATGCCGAGGAGATCGGCGCCTCGGCATTCATCACCAAGCCGTTCTCCAACGCCGAGGTCGTGGACCGGGTGCGCGAACTGGCGGTCGCCCGGTGA